A genomic stretch from Bacillus sp. N1-1 includes:
- a CDS encoding DUF3870 domain-containing protein — protein MNTLFVAGHSKLPTGMAANNISDTLTLTLEVDKKYGVIVDASCTLATEHSKQFVKQLLKGFSLKDGITDPLHQLKEGYLGKAGNALAAALKDAHKQYELHPEPLNT, from the coding sequence ATGAACACCCTTTTCGTCGCCGGCCACTCTAAACTCCCAACTGGCATGGCCGCTAACAACATTTCAGACACCTTAACCCTCACCCTTGAAGTTGATAAAAAGTATGGCGTGATCGTCGACGCATCTTGCACACTCGCAACGGAACACAGCAAACAGTTCGTTAAACAATTACTCAAAGGATTCAGTTTAAAAGATGGTATTACAGACCCTCTTCATCAGTTAAAAGAGGGCTATCTTGGAAAAGCAGGTAACGCGCTTGCTGCTGCTCTTAAGGATGCCCACAAGCAATACGAGCTGCATCCTGAACCTCTTAATACATAG